A part of Astyanax mexicanus isolate ESR-SI-001 chromosome 2, AstMex3_surface, whole genome shotgun sequence genomic DNA contains:
- the nr2e3 gene encoding photoreceptor-specific nuclear receptor: protein MEDTILNISMVPSSSPTDSPRSNSTEDSQGGKSPAPGKTLSTGMLCKVCADTSSGKHYGIYACNGCSGFFKRSVRRRLIYRCQAGTGMCPVDKAHRNQCQACRLKKCLQAGMNKDAVQNERQPRSTAQVRLDSLDVDTEKEHLATTREPTSSSSACSVISRPLLASTISSSITSSGQIQRCSSPKNGHRFMASLMTAETCAKLEPEDVDENIDVTSNEPEGSSPECNTSLYSYSGPESVYETSARLLFMSVKWAKNLPVFSHLPFRDQVILLEEAWSELFLLCAIQWSLPLDSCPLLSLPDLSPPSQSKSSPSASDLRLLQEVFSRFKALQVDPTEFACLKAIVLFKPEARGLKDPEQVENLQDQSQVMLAQHIHTLYASQAARFGRLLLLLPSLHFVSSERIELLFFHRTIGNTPMEKLLCDMFKN, encoded by the exons ATGGAGGATACCATCTTAAACATTTCCATGGTGCCATCCTCATCACCCACAGACTCCCCGAGGAGCAACTCCACAGAGGACAGCCAAGGAG GTAAAAGTCCGGCTCCTGGGAAGACCCTGAGCACAGGCATGCTGTGTAAGGTGTGTGCAGACACAAGCAGTGGGAAACACTATGGTATCTATGCCTGCAATGGCTGCAGTGGTTTCTTCAAGCGCAGCGTGAGACGCAGACTTATCTACAG GTGCCAAGCTGGAACAGGCATGTGTCCAGTCGACAAAGCCCACCGGAACCAGTGCCAGGCTTGCCGCTTAAAGAAATGCCTTCAAGCTGGAATGAACAAAGATG CTGTCCAGAACGAGCGTCAACCTCGCAGCACAGCTCAGGTCAGGCTGGATTCGCTGGACGTGGACACAGAGAAGGAGCACCTGGCCACCACCCGGGAGCCCACGTCCTCCTCTTCTGCGTGCTCTGTGATCAGCAGGCCTCTCCTGGCCTCCACCATCAGCTCCAGCATCACCTCCTCTGGCCAAATCCAGCGCTGCAGCAGCCCCAAGAACGGCCATCGCTTCATGGCCAGTCTGATGACTGCAGAGACCTGTGCCAAGCTGGAGCCTGAGGATG TGGATGAGAATATTGACGTAACCAGCAACGAGCCTGAGGGGAGCTCTCCAGAGTGCAACACATCACTCTACTCGTATTCTGGTCCTGAGAGTGTTTACGAGACCTCAGCTCGCCTGCTCTTCATGTCCGTCAAATGGGCAAAAAACCTGCCAGTGTTCTCCCACCTGCCCTTCAGAGACCAG GTGATTCTACTAGAGGAGGCCTGGAGTGAACTTTTCCTCCTCTGTGCCATCCAGTGGTCCCTGCCGCTGGACAGCTGCCCCCTGCTCTCCCTGCCAGACCTTTCTCCACCCTCTCAAAGCAAGAGCAGCCCCTCCGCGTCTGATCTCCGCCTCCTGCAGGAGGTCTTCAGCCGCTTCAAAGCCCTGCAGGTGGACCCAACTGAGTTTGCCTGCTTGAAAGCCATTGTTCTTTTCAAGCCAG AGGCACGTGGCTTGAAAGACCCTGAACAGGTTGAGAATCTGCAGGACCAGTCTCAAGTAATGCTCGCTCAGCATATCCACACACTCTACGCAAGCCAGGCAGCAAG GTTTGGAAGACTACTGCTGCTCCTCCCCTCCCTCCACTTTGTGAGCTCAGAGAGGATCGAGCTGCTCTTTTTTCACAGAACCATCGGGAACACCCCCATGGAGAAGCTACTCTGTGACATGTTCAAGAACTAA